In Bacillota bacterium, the genomic stretch ATTATAACTGAGGCATTTTCGTTATAATTTGTAATGATCGTATTTAAAATATAATCCCTTGCGGCAGGATCAACTCCGCCAATAGGTTCGTCAAGAAGATACAGTTCTGCGTCTCTGGACATTACGAGTATTAACTGCACCTTTTCTTTAGTACCCTTTGACATGGTTTTCAAAGTATCATTAAGATCAATTCCAAGCTTTGATAACATATCAAGTGCACGTTCACGTCTGAAATCAGTGTAAAAATCGCCGAAAAAATTTAAAAGGTCGTTAACTTTCATCCAATCGTTTAAATATGTGCGTTCTGGAAGATATGAGACTATTTTCTTTGTATCAATGCCGGGTTTGAAACCACCGACCAGAATATCTCCTGAAGAGGGCGTCAAAAGTCCGTTAGCAAGTTTAATAATAGTTGTCTTTCC encodes the following:
- a CDS encoding ABC transporter ATP-binding protein — protein: MTPILQCINLCKNYGSKKALNGVNFTVERGRIIGLLGPNGSGKTTIIKLANGLLTPSSGDILVGGFKPGIDTKKIVSYLPERTYLNDWMKVNDLLNFFGDFYTDFRRERALDMLSKLGIDLNDTLKTMSKGTKEKVQLILVMSRDAELYLLDEPIGGVDPAARDYILNTIITNYNENASVIISTHLISDVENILDDIIFINRGDIVLADSVDNVRAQHNKSVDALFREVFKC